The Streptococcus oralis genome segment ATCAATTAAGAGGAAGAGTCGGTCGTAGCAATCGTATTGCTTATGCCTATCTTATGTATCGTCCAGAAAAATCAATTAGTGAAGTCTCTGAGAAGAGATTAGAAGCGATTAAGGGATTTACAGAATTAGGCTCAGGATTTAAGATTGCGATGCGAGATCTTTCGATTCGTGGAGCAGGAAATCTCCTAGGAAAATCGCAGTCTGGTTTCATTGATTCTGTTGGTTTTGAATTGTATTCGCAGTTACTAGAGGAAGCTATCGCTAAACGGAACGGTAATGGGAATAAAAGAATCAAAGGAAATGCTGAGTTGATTTTACAAATCGACGCCTATCTTCCTGACACTTATATTTCTGACCAACGACATAAGATTGAAATTTACAAGAAAATTCGTCAAATTGACAATCGTGTCAACTATGAAGAACTACAAGAAGAATTGATGGATCGCTTTGGAGAATACCCAGATGTAGTAGCCTACCTTTTAGAGATTGGTTTGGTTAAGTCATATTTGGACAAGGTCTTTGTAGAACGTGTGGAAAGAAAAGATAACAAGATTACAGTTCAATTTGAAAAAGTCACTCAACGACTATTCTTAGCTCAAGATTATTTTAAAGCCTTATCTGCAACAAACTTAAAAGCAGCCATAGCGGAGAATAGAGGATTAATGGAAGTCGTATTCGATGTCCGAAACAAGAAGGATTATGAAATTTTAGAAGGTTTGCTGATTTTTGGAGAAAGTTTATTAGAGATAAAAGAATCAAAGGAAGCAAATCCCATTTAACATTTTTCTTCTATAAAAAGGATAAAAATGGTACAATAATAATTTGAGGTAATAAAAATGAGATTAGACAAGTATTTAAAAGTATCACGAATTATTAAGCGCCGCACAGTCGCAAAAGAAGTAGCAGATAAAGGTAGAATCAAGGTGAACGGAATCTTGGCCAAAAGTTCAACGGATTTGAAAGTTGATGACCAAGTTGAAATTCGCTTTGGAAATAAGTTGTTGCTTGTTAAAGTACTAGAAATGAAAGATAGTACAAAAAAAGAAGACGCAGCAGGCATGTATGAAATTCTCAGTGAAACACGGGTAGAAGAAAATGTCTAAAAATATTGTACAGATGAATAATTCTTTTATTCAAAATGAACATCAACGTCGTCGTTATCTGATGAAGGAGAGACAAAAGAGGAATCGTTTTATGGGTTGGGTCCTTATTTTGACGATCTTGTTGTTTATTTTACCAACTTATAACTTGGCCCAAAGCTATGATCAGTTACTGCAACGACGTCAGCAATTAACAGAGTTGAAAGAGCAGTACCAAACTCTTAGTGATGAAAAGGATAAGGAATCCGCCTTTGCTGCAAAGTTGAAAGATGAAGACTATGTAGCAAAGTATGCACGCGCCAAGTACTATTACTCAAAGAAACGAGAAGCAATTTACACAATTCCTGATTTGCTTCCGAGGTAATGTCATGGAAAATTTATTGGAAGTTGTTGAGCAATTTTTAAGTTTATCAGATGAAAAATTAGAGGAATTGGCAGCTAAAAACCATTTATTACGATTACAAGAAGAAAGGGAAGAGAAGAATGCGTAAGTTCTTAGTAGTTTTATTGCTACCTGCTTTTATCATAACTTCAAGAGTAGTTAGCACAGAAAAACAGCTTCCTTACTCTTCACAAGAAATTTATTATCTAACCGAGTCTGACTATGGATTCTACTATAAAGAAACTCTTGAATCTCCAATGGTTTATGGAAAAACAGCCGTCTATGCTAATGAGAATCTTGTTAAGGAGTCTGGTAAATTGACTCCTGGAAACGCCTTTAAAATCGTAGAATGGCGTTTGAATAGACAAGGTGCTCCTGTTTTTAAATTAGATAATCACCAGTTTATCCTTGCAGATAAGCGTTTGGTCTATGATCAAAGTCAAGTTCAAACTCAAAATAGACAAGTATGGTTGGAGCCAGGGTTTGTTATCTATAACAGCCCCTATGATGCGAAAGAAATTTCTTCATCTCTCTCTCCCTATCAACGCGTAACAGTGGATAGAACCCTCTTTGCTGAGGGACAAGAATTTCTTCATATTGATCAAGTTGGGTGGGTATCAAAAGAGTTCGTCTCGGAAGAAGACAATCGCATCCAGAAGGTTCAAGAAGTTTTATCAAACAACTATCAGAATGAAAATTATTCTATTTATGTTAAACAACTGAGTACAGGTAAAGAGGCTGGGGTGAATGAAGACAGCAAACTTTATGCAGCTAGCATCTTGAAACTGGCCTATCTTTATTATGCTCAAGACAAGATAAATCAAGGAGAGTATACGTTAGACAGTAGCTTCAAGTATGTCCCAGAAGTAAATAGTTTCCCTGGGTCCTATAAACCAGAAGGTAGTGGTAGCTTACCTAAAACAGGAGACAATAAAGACTACAAC includes the following:
- a CDS encoding RNA-binding S4 domain-containing protein, coding for MRLDKYLKVSRIIKRRTVAKEVADKGRIKVNGILAKSSTDLKVDDQVEIRFGNKLLLVKVLEMKDSTKKEDAAGMYEILSETRVEENV
- a CDS encoding septum formation initiator family protein, with the translated sequence MSKNIVQMNNSFIQNEHQRRRYLMKERQKRNRFMGWVLILTILLFILPTYNLAQSYDQLLQRRQQLTELKEQYQTLSDEKDKESAFAAKLKDEDYVAKYARAKYYYSKKREAIYTIPDLLPR
- a CDS encoding SP_0009 family protein; amino-acid sequence: MENLLEVVEQFLSLSDEKLEELAAKNHLLRLQEEREEKNA
- a CDS encoding serine hydrolase, which produces MRKFLVVLLLPAFIITSRVVSTEKQLPYSSQEIYYLTESDYGFYYKETLESPMVYGKTAVYANENLVKESGKLTPGNAFKIVEWRLNRQGAPVFKLDNHQFILADKRLVYDQSQVQTQNRQVWLEPGFVIYNSPYDAKEISSSLSPYQRVTVDRTLFAEGQEFLHIDQVGWVSKEFVSEEDNRIQKVQEVLSNNYQNENYSIYVKQLSTGKEAGVNEDSKLYAASILKLAYLYYAQDKINQGEYTLDSSFKYVPEVNSFPGSYKPEGSGSLPKTGDNKDYNLQQLITKVTKESDNVAHNILGYYVTNKSDGVFKEKMSTIMGEDWDVNDKLTSSKMAGKVMEAIYNQNGFVLESLSKTNFDNQRIAKGVSVKLAHKIGDADEFKHDTAIVFTGSPFVLSIFTKNSDYDTIAKIAKDVYEVLK